A part of Dermacentor variabilis isolate Ectoservices chromosome 10, ASM5094787v1, whole genome shotgun sequence genomic DNA contains:
- the Noc2 gene encoding nucleolar complex protein 2, with the protein MAPTKKHKMRKKQLSEVSVEEFMAGGFISDSEDDRAATAGKPNGRPASTDRLSAAKQKSPLKRKKQRSMGYDANLEASSEDDDKPVLKKPQKLKAKVAKTLTKVAKKDEPSGQKHDTFAASEESDSYSDADNNESSEDESDVDIEKQKEIVRKLKDTDPDFYQYLEEHDKDLLDFYTAEGDESEAEEEPDEVPKKKQLLKLEEIDRFERDLQTKPELRKIAEVVNCFKAAVLQAEGHDVGADSKKQTSTFKVEGQVIFNAVVKLCLSDLVPALHKVLRLPEPAVVQDESNSFDPTKSHSWKKASVVVKTYLMNVVKLITAVTEPQLVSVLLRHILFLVPYYVAFPQVAKALLKRLVQLWCEAEESVRVVAFVCLVRTIHGLPRNYHDTVLKHMYMSYVRNCKFTSPTTWPLINFMKRSLVEAYSGDEALAYQHAFLYIRQLAIHLRNAMTVRKKDTCKAVYNWQYIHCCLLWCHLLATVSPSKTLQPLIYPLVQTMIGTIQLIPAAKYVPLRFHLVRGLMQLSSSTGVFIPVMPHLLEACTVVNFGQKHSATSMRPLELSCMLRISPAQMKESGFRDAIIETFYELVLEYLSSVSHSVAFPELVLPALIYLKEFCKKCKVANYTKKVKQLIEKMEENYKFIENRRTSCNVALGDVQGLDNLEQRWKQEGTPWSRFYEQWSKLRSQRQETAAHGKVLTKLPESESDSDDGRPRRKKKAAKKKEDLKKKDRLTSTDKEQKKKSAVTREYSEIAVDDDTDIVQDMALSSTSEEEEVSSDDDDFDESD; encoded by the coding sequence ATGGCTCCAACGAAAAAGCATAAAATGCGAAAGAAACAGCTCAGCGAGGTGAGCGTCGAAGAGTTCATGGCAGGAGGCTTTATCTCGGACTCAGAAGATGACCGAGCCGCGACAGCAGGTAAACCTAACGGCAGGCCTGCTAGTACTGACCGGCTGTCAGCAGCGAAACAGAAAAGCCCGCTCAAACGGAAAAAACAGCGCTCTATGGGTTACGATGCAAACCTCGAAGCGAGTAGTGAGGACGATGACAAGCCCGTGCTGAAGAAGCCGCAAAAGCTGAAGGCGAAGGTAGCCAAAACATTAACGAAGGTGGCCAAAAAAGACGAACCATCGGGCCAGAAGCATGACACTTTTGCAGCATCTGAAGAATCGGATAGTTATTCTGACGCTGACAACAACGAGAGCAGCGAAGACGAGTCCGACGTGGACATTGAGAAGCAGAAGGAAATAGTCCGCAAGCTCAAGGATACCGACCCCGACTTCTACCAGTATCTGGAAGAACACGACAAGGACCTCCTCGACTTCTACACCGCCGAGGGGGACGAAAGTGAAGCGGAGGAAGAGCCCGACGAAGTGCCGAAAAAGAAGCAACTGCTCAAACTCGAGGAGATCGATCGGTTCGAGAGAGACTTGCAGACAAAACCCGAGCTGCGCAAGATCGCGGAAGTGGTCAACTGCTTCAAGGCAGCCGTCTTGCAAGCAGAGGGACACGACGTCGGCGCCGACTCCAAGAAGCAGACGAGTACTTTCAAAGTCGAAGGGCAGGTCATATTCAACGCCGTCGTCAAGCTTTGCCTCAGTGATCTGGTTCCTGCTCTGCACAAAGTACTGCGCCTACCGGAGCCTGCAGTGGTTCAGGACGAGTCGAACTCGTTTGACCCGACCAAAAGTCACAGCTGGAAGAAGGCTTCAGTTGTCGTAAAAACATACCTCATGAACGTTGTCAAGCTCATCACTGCGGTGACCGAGCCACAGCTTGTATCGGTGCTCCTAAGACACATCTTGTTTTTAGTTCCGTACTACGTCGCCTTCCCACAAGTCGCCAAGGCACTTCTAAAGCGTCTTGTGCAACTTTGGTGCGAGGCGGAAGAAAGTGTTCGCGTTGTCGCTTTTGTCTGCCTTGTCCGCACGATCCACGGCCTTCCGCGCAACTACCACGACACTGTACTGAAGCACATGTACATGTCTTACGTGCGGAACTGCAAGTTCACCTCACCAACAACGTGGCCACTCATCAACTTCATGAAGCGTTCGCTTGTTGAGGCTTACTCTGGAGATGAAGCCCTGGCCTATCAGCATGCGTTTCTCTACATCAGGCAGCTTGCCATTCACCTCAGAAACGCTATGACAGTTCGGAAAAAGGACACCTGCAAGGCCGTCTACAACTGGCAGTACATCCACTGCTGCCTCCTCTGGTGCCACCTGCTGGCAACAGTGTCACCTAGCAAAACGCTTCAGCCTCTCATCTACCCACTGGTTCAAACCATGATCGGCACTATTCAGCTGATTCCAGCAGCGAAGTACGTCCCATTGAGATTCCACTTGGTTCGTGGCCTCATGCAGCTCTCGTCCAGCACGGGCGTGTTCATCCCAGTCATGCCGCACCTTCTGGAAGCGTGCACAGTTGTCAACTTTGGTCAGAAGCACTCTGCGACATCAATGCGGCCTCTGGAGTTGAGCTGCATGTTACGCATCTCGCCGGCCCAAATGAAAGAAAGTGGCTTCCGCGACGCCATCATCGAGACGTTTTATGAGCTTGTCCTGGAGTACCTGTCCAGTGTGTCTCATTCAGTGGCCTTTCCAGAGCTGGTTCTCCCAGCCTTGATCTACCTGAAGGAGTTTTGCAAGAAATGCAAGGTTGCAAACTACACAAAGAAAGTGAAACAGCTCATAGAGAAGATGGAAGAGAACTACAAATTCATTGAGAATCGCAGGACGAGCTGTAACGTTGCGCTTGGTGATGTGCAAGGGCTTGACAACCTCGAGCAGAGATGGAAGCAGGAAGGGACGCCCTGGAGCAGGTTCTACGAGCAGTGGAGCAAGCTGCGAAGCCAGAGGCAGGAGACTGCCGCCCACGGGAAAGTGCTGACAAAGCTGCCAGAATCTGAGTCAGACTCCGACGATGGCAGGCCAAGACGGAAGAAGAAggcagcaaagaaaaaagaagacctCAAGAAGAAAGACAGACTGACAAGCACAGACAAggagcaaaagaagaaaagtgcTGTGACAAGGGAATATTCTGAAATAGCTGTTGATGATGACACTGACATTGTGCAGGACATGGCCCTGTCCTCAACATCTGAAGAGGAAGAAGTTAGCAGCGACGATGATGATTTTGACGAAAGTGATTAA